The following coding sequences lie in one Methylotuvimicrobium alcaliphilum 20Z genomic window:
- a CDS encoding methyltransferase domain-containing protein: MVHARHPFIVDYCIGKKVLHIGCVDAGLMEEQFKKNELLHQKLDEVTTLLYGVDIDMDGISFLQEKGFNNLFFVDICDEGQCKVLYGLDFDVIILSEVIEHLMNPGLMLESIKKLMNEKTELLVSVPNAFNATNILNMLKGIEFVHPDHNYYFSYVCLNNLLKKSDLTIKKNYVYSFSEYAPFKSEYSTIKLIYWNLAKKYKAASGWLQFSKIISGDFLYWLTHFFEIRFVKFLYSKTVFFGDGLFVCCMCITVK; this comes from the coding sequence TTGGTTCATGCCCGCCATCCTTTTATTGTTGACTACTGCATTGGAAAAAAAGTGCTCCATATCGGTTGTGTTGATGCTGGTTTAATGGAAGAGCAGTTTAAAAAAAATGAGTTGCTACACCAAAAGTTAGATGAGGTAACAACATTATTGTATGGGGTGGATATTGATATGGATGGAATATCCTTTTTACAAGAGAAAGGGTTTAATAATCTCTTTTTTGTTGATATTTGCGATGAAGGCCAATGTAAAGTGTTATACGGATTAGATTTCGATGTCATTATCTTAAGCGAAGTCATTGAACATCTCATGAATCCAGGCTTAATGCTTGAATCAATCAAAAAATTGATGAATGAGAAAACCGAACTTTTAGTCTCAGTACCTAATGCGTTTAATGCAACAAATATTTTGAACATGCTAAAGGGCATAGAATTTGTACATCCAGACCATAATTATTATTTTTCTTATGTCTGTTTAAATAATCTTTTGAAAAAATCAGATTTAACGATTAAAAAAAATTATGTTTATTCATTTAGTGAATATGCGCCTTTTAAATCTGAATACAGCACAATTAAATTAATATATTGGAATTTGGCTAAAAAATATAAAGCCGCTTCTGGTTGGTTACAATTTAGTAAAATTATCAGCGGTGATTTTTTGTATTGGTTAACTCATTTTTTTGAAATACGGTTTGTTAAGTTCTTATATTCAAAGACTGTTTTTTTTGGTGATGGTTTGTTTGTTTGTTGTATGTGTATTACAGTCAAATGA
- a CDS encoding methyltransferase domain-containing protein — translation MRNQNLSQPTKFLYEQGQFRASRNPNEVSVSSRLVTDAVADCFARYIPQYSAGTLLDLGCGKAPLYGLYKNYTTDVICVDWINSPHELSFIDIACDLSEPLPLADQQFDTFILSDVLEHIPEPKILWQEMARIIKPNGKLFISVPFYYWLHERPHDYYRYTQYALERFAEPSGFEILVFEQYGSALAIITDITAKNIINLHWRLGPLCADYLQKIAAWYLSKRKKSPKELTAFPLGYFLVLSKNTRNNLGFSTYH, via the coding sequence ATGCGTAATCAAAACCTTTCGCAACCCACTAAATTTTTGTACGAACAAGGGCAATTTCGTGCCAGTCGAAACCCTAACGAAGTTTCAGTATCGTCACGTTTAGTCACCGACGCGGTTGCAGATTGCTTTGCACGCTATATCCCACAATATAGCGCAGGCACACTATTGGATCTTGGCTGTGGCAAGGCACCTTTATATGGGCTCTATAAAAATTATACAACCGATGTGATTTGTGTAGACTGGATAAATAGCCCACATGAATTATCATTTATCGATATTGCCTGTGATTTATCAGAACCACTGCCTCTTGCAGACCAGCAATTTGATACGTTCATTCTATCGGACGTCCTAGAACATATACCGGAACCCAAAATACTTTGGCAGGAAATGGCTCGTATCATCAAACCCAATGGAAAGTTATTCATAAGCGTTCCATTTTATTATTGGCTACACGAACGACCTCATGACTATTATCGTTACACACAATATGCTTTAGAACGTTTTGCTGAACCATCAGGTTTCGAAATTTTGGTATTCGAGCAATACGGCAGCGCATTAGCCATAATAACGGATATCACCGCTAAAAATATTATTAATTTGCACTGGAGATTAGGGCCATTATGTGCGGATTACCTTCAAAAAATAGCAGCATGGTATCTATCAAAACGCAAAAAATCACCAAAAGAATTAACTGCTTTCCCATTAGGATATTTTTTAGTATTATCAAAAAATACCCGTAATAATTTAGGGTTTAGCACTTACCACTAA
- a CDS encoding transposase produces the protein MQRKKHSAEFKAKVALEALKGDKTINEIAGEHQVHPNQVSNWKKEAQAGLIECFSVKRGRKNLQHETDQEALYSQIGRLKVELDWLKKKSGLSL, from the coding sequence ATGCAGAGAAAGAAACACAGTGCCGAATTTAAAGCCAAAGTGGCGCTAGAAGCCTTAAAAGGCGATAAGACCATCAATGAGATAGCCGGCGAGCACCAGGTCCACCCGAATCAGGTGTCGAACTGGAAAAAAGAAGCGCAAGCCGGGCTAATCGAGTGTTTTTCCGTAAAACGAGGGCGAAAGAACTTGCAACATGAAACCGACCAGGAAGCGCTGTATAGCCAAATCGGGCGGTTGAAAGTCGAGCTGGACTGGCTTAAAAAAAAGTCCGGACTGTCCCTGTAA
- a CDS encoding glycosyltransferase family 4 protein — MNNSQPVRCLFVTSIFPPINGGSAVVYENLCRYAPNGTMMVLASWRDYATGKPIENWKELDNAAPYSVERIELLRPISIQSKSKLHSLWLLVTQDLPLKAKVLYKAVEIIKARNVNVICIGELTAGSWLGLLCRWLFGCKIINYIHGEEITTRMNYLFYGKNRKFYLRKADAIVAVSQFTRNALIDIMEVNPIKIHVNENGVDTKRFFPGVKKDAILKRHKIEGKRILLTVGRLVQRKGIDKTLQALPEIIKKIPNIHYLIVGSGEFQPNLETIVKELALENFVTFAGRIAEEDLVKYYQSCDLFVMPNRELADHDTEGFGLVFLEANACKKAVIGGRAGGAVEAISHGKTGLLVDGNNPEEIASAIIELLTDETKRKEIEETGYQYALNANWESKAHRFYELCNNLLKETAQ; from the coding sequence ATGAATAATTCCCAACCTGTTCGCTGTCTTTTCGTTACCAGCATTTTTCCACCAATCAATGGCGGCTCTGCCGTAGTATATGAAAATCTATGCCGTTATGCACCAAACGGAACAATGATGGTATTGGCTTCGTGGAGGGATTACGCCACTGGCAAGCCTATCGAAAATTGGAAAGAGCTTGATAATGCCGCCCCTTATTCTGTGGAACGAATCGAATTACTCCGCCCTATTTCAATACAATCAAAATCGAAGTTGCATTCGTTATGGCTATTAGTGACCCAAGATTTACCTTTAAAAGCCAAGGTACTTTATAAAGCAGTAGAAATTATTAAGGCTCGAAATGTCAATGTTATTTGTATAGGCGAACTAACTGCAGGTAGTTGGCTGGGGCTATTGTGCCGCTGGCTATTCGGATGCAAAATCATCAACTACATTCATGGAGAAGAAATCACTACTCGCATGAATTATTTATTTTATGGAAAAAATCGAAAATTTTATCTTCGAAAAGCCGATGCCATCGTTGCTGTCAGTCAATTCACTCGAAACGCTTTGATCGATATCATGGAGGTCAACCCCATAAAAATACACGTCAACGAAAACGGCGTTGATACTAAAAGATTTTTTCCGGGCGTCAAAAAAGATGCCATTCTCAAAAGACATAAAATCGAAGGAAAAAGAATACTTTTAACAGTAGGGCGCTTAGTGCAACGTAAAGGGATAGATAAAACATTGCAAGCTTTACCCGAAATTATCAAAAAAATCCCCAATATTCATTATCTCATTGTAGGCTCTGGTGAATTTCAACCCAATTTAGAGACAATCGTCAAAGAACTCGCATTGGAAAATTTTGTAACCTTCGCAGGAAGGATCGCCGAAGAAGATCTCGTAAAGTATTATCAGAGCTGCGATCTTTTCGTGATGCCCAATCGTGAACTGGCTGATCATGACACCGAAGGTTTTGGTCTGGTCTTTCTGGAAGCCAATGCCTGTAAAAAAGCCGTCATTGGCGGACGAGCCGGGGGCGCAGTTGAAGCAATCAGTCATGGCAAAACCGGATTACTTGTTGACGGTAACAACCCTGAAGAAATCGCTTCTGCAATCATTGAGTTGCTAACCGATGAAACTAAGCGAAAAGAAATTGAGGAAACGGGGTATCAATACGCATTAAACGCAAATTGGGAAAGCAAGGCGCATCGTTTTTACGAGCTTTGCAATAATTTATTAAAGGAAACCGCTCAATGA
- a CDS encoding glycosyltransferase, whose product MNEITDNKVLIIAGEFPPIKTIGRIRTAKFVQHIKTLGWTPIVLTLGINKENHDTSLDGEIPPDVKIYRVDKPDLEKILVKKIKKLLKKETTNDLAGKKTISQNSITLANSAPTKSKKLLDWPIQLFKNTLKYLVYIPDDFNLWAMKAEQTAEQILKEHKIDLIYTSLPPFSACHIGYKIKKKYHIPWVVDYRDLWHGDVLREWVPIIRQKLELQLEKFYMRQADVIISVSKQKTEFLKKLHPKSKAKWETITNGYDTEIFEPLLSKSRQTDKYINFVYTGRLFKNRRGYAFAEALGQLCKENPNLKDEVKVHILGGVSPEIQNRYNELLNEYDIVDMYNFTGDISYQKAMEAQVNADYLLLIVDTGTTSDGVIPGKLFEYIASRRPIFALTDPGATQEIIENAHVGVVVPAESVEECKLKLNELLKTSPPEKLEANETYLMQFDRKKLSEKLVLIFNNIYKSYFG is encoded by the coding sequence ATGAACGAAATCACTGATAATAAAGTTTTAATCATAGCGGGCGAATTTCCGCCGATAAAGACAATAGGCCGTATCAGAACCGCAAAATTCGTTCAGCATATCAAAACACTTGGCTGGACACCTATCGTACTGACATTAGGTATCAATAAGGAAAATCATGACACTTCATTAGATGGAGAAATACCTCCAGATGTGAAAATATATCGAGTTGATAAACCAGACCTCGAAAAGATTTTAGTTAAAAAAATCAAAAAGCTTTTAAAAAAAGAAACAACTAACGATTTAGCCGGAAAAAAAACAATATCACAAAACTCAATCACTCTCGCAAATTCTGCCCCCACCAAATCGAAAAAACTCCTAGACTGGCCGATACAATTATTTAAAAACACGCTGAAATACCTTGTTTATATACCGGACGACTTCAACCTTTGGGCCATGAAAGCCGAACAAACTGCAGAGCAAATATTAAAAGAGCACAAAATTGACCTTATCTATACCAGCCTGCCTCCTTTCAGTGCTTGTCACATCGGTTACAAAATCAAAAAAAAATATCACATACCCTGGGTAGTTGATTATCGAGACTTGTGGCATGGTGATGTACTCCGCGAATGGGTTCCTATTATCAGGCAAAAGTTGGAACTTCAACTCGAAAAATTCTACATGCGCCAAGCCGATGTAATCATTTCGGTGTCAAAACAAAAAACTGAATTTTTGAAAAAGCTCCACCCGAAGAGTAAAGCAAAATGGGAGACGATTACGAACGGTTACGATACGGAGATATTCGAACCATTGCTCTCAAAATCAAGACAGACAGACAAATATATAAATTTTGTCTATACCGGACGGCTCTTCAAAAATCGTAGAGGCTATGCGTTTGCAGAAGCCTTAGGACAATTATGCAAGGAAAATCCTAATTTAAAAGATGAAGTTAAAGTTCATATACTCGGCGGAGTTTCACCAGAAATACAAAATAGATACAACGAACTGCTGAATGAATACGATATAGTGGATATGTATAACTTCACTGGCGACATTAGTTATCAAAAAGCTATGGAAGCACAAGTCAATGCCGATTATCTATTACTAATCGTCGATACTGGAACCACCTCTGATGGTGTAATACCAGGCAAGCTTTTCGAATATATCGCGTCAAGACGCCCAATATTTGCCCTCACAGACCCAGGTGCGACGCAAGAAATCATTGAAAATGCGCATGTAGGCGTAGTCGTACCTGCCGAGTCTGTCGAAGAATGCAAATTAAAACTAAATGAGCTACTGAAAACAAGCCCCCCTGAAAAATTAGAAGCCAATGAGACGTATCTAATGCAGTTCGATAGAAAAAAACTAAGTGAAAAATTAGTCTTAATATTTAATAACATATATAAATCTTATTTTGGATAA
- a CDS encoding tetratricopeptide repeat protein, translated as MIANNKSITTFLFFTIASLIGLLSPIAYATKYTIYKMNELEISRLPPFCQVWARGDTEQTDQWVAKLKISNIHHLCKGLNHVNHANLRSYNNKDNTLGYHIKSGIGEFSYVLAHAKGQPFPLRSFVYLNRAKLHEISGDIIKSIEDYSFSIKSNPKYVKAYVGLIDLYIKIGDKEQAAITLKKGLHNAPKSNILLKKKKMLNM; from the coding sequence ATGATTGCAAATAATAAATCAATCACTACATTTTTATTTTTTACTATTGCTTCATTGATAGGCTTGTTGAGTCCTATTGCATATGCAACCAAATATACAATTTATAAAATGAATGAGCTAGAAATATCCAGACTACCGCCATTCTGCCAGGTTTGGGCAAGAGGCGACACTGAACAAACTGATCAATGGGTCGCAAAATTAAAGATATCAAATATTCATCATCTTTGTAAAGGATTAAACCATGTCAATCACGCCAATTTAAGAAGTTACAATAATAAAGATAATACCCTTGGCTATCATATAAAATCAGGAATAGGTGAATTTTCTTATGTTTTAGCACATGCAAAAGGCCAACCATTTCCATTAAGATCGTTTGTTTATTTAAATCGAGCAAAATTACACGAGATATCAGGCGATATTATTAAGTCTATTGAGGACTATTCATTTTCAATTAAAAGCAATCCTAAATATGTAAAAGCATACGTCGGATTAATTGACTTATATATTAAAATAGGAGATAAGGAACAAGCAGCTATTACACTAAAAAAAGGATTACATAATGCTCCTAAATCCAATATACTATTAAAGAAGAAAAAAATGCTAAATATGTAG
- a CDS encoding pectate lyase — protein sequence MLDYQLIINHKVLKLENMNLNHKTRVLKELFRLGKTPLQDASVHLNATIDWLCYAQDSTPDAGVSQTYLVKNQHWANSYPETTGYIIPTFYSYAALTGREDIRERARQMTEWECDIQTKSGGVLAGALGDCDKPTIFNTGQVLFGWARAFEEEKNERYRESAVKAANWLCDAQDDDGCWRRYGSPMTNNTVNTYNTRSAWGLLRVYQITQENKYLEAALKNIDWSLKQSFDNGWLPNNCLQDDKQPFVHTIAYAMRGFLEVGDYAKRDDFIKQAIKIGDALLTALPSNGMLSGRFDCNWHSTVKWSCLTGDAQIAINWGRLYQITGDEKYKEAMQKILKFVKSTQKLTGDIREQGGIKGSHPINGDYHPWQYPNWAAKFYADALMIECTIFNKLKTGQRFINDG from the coding sequence TTGTTAGATTACCAACTTATCATAAACCATAAAGTTTTAAAATTAGAAAATATGAACCTCAATCATAAAACACGTGTTTTAAAAGAGCTATTCAGACTTGGTAAAACACCCTTGCAAGATGCCTCTGTACATTTGAATGCTACAATTGATTGGCTATGTTATGCTCAAGATTCAACACCAGACGCAGGAGTCTCGCAAACTTACTTGGTCAAAAACCAACATTGGGCTAACTCTTATCCTGAAACAACCGGGTATATTATTCCTACATTCTATAGCTATGCTGCCTTAACCGGCCGAGAAGATATTCGCGAACGTGCTCGACAAATGACTGAATGGGAATGCGATATTCAAACAAAATCTGGCGGTGTACTGGCAGGCGCTTTAGGGGATTGCGACAAGCCGACTATTTTTAATACCGGACAAGTACTTTTTGGTTGGGCAAGGGCTTTTGAAGAAGAGAAAAATGAGCGATATAGAGAATCTGCAGTAAAAGCTGCTAACTGGTTATGTGATGCGCAAGATGATGATGGTTGTTGGCGTCGTTATGGTTCACCGATGACCAATAATACTGTCAATACCTATAATACCCGTTCAGCCTGGGGATTATTGCGCGTTTATCAAATCACACAAGAAAATAAATACCTAGAGGCCGCACTTAAAAACATTGACTGGTCACTAAAACAAAGCTTTGATAATGGCTGGCTGCCCAATAACTGTTTACAAGATGATAAACAACCTTTTGTTCATACAATAGCTTACGCTATGCGAGGTTTTTTAGAAGTTGGAGACTATGCTAAGCGCGATGATTTTATCAAACAAGCAATTAAAATTGGAGATGCTCTACTAACCGCATTGCCAAGCAATGGAATGTTATCAGGACGATTCGACTGTAACTGGCACTCTACTGTCAAGTGGTCTTGTCTCACGGGGGATGCTCAGATTGCAATAAATTGGGGACGTTTATACCAAATTACTGGCGATGAAAAATATAAAGAGGCCATGCAGAAAATTTTGAAATTTGTAAAATCAACGCAAAAACTTACTGGGGATATACGAGAGCAAGGTGGCATTAAAGGATCTCACCCGATTAATGGTGACTATCATCCTTGGCAATATCCTAACTGGGCCGCTAAATTTTACGCTGATGCATTAATGATAGAATGTACGATTTTCAATAAACTAAAAACTGGTCAGAGGTTTATTAATGATGGTTAA
- a CDS encoding phosphopantetheine-binding protein, whose translation MNIPDKVISSIYQALNLNKEQRNLNSDSILLGAIPEMDSMAVVTIITSLEQEFDFIAEDDELDAEMFETVGSVINYVLRKIREKE comes from the coding sequence ATGAATATTCCAGATAAAGTTATTTCATCAATATACCAGGCATTGAATCTGAACAAGGAACAACGAAACCTAAATTCTGATTCTATATTGTTAGGCGCGATACCTGAAATGGATTCAATGGCTGTTGTTACTATTATTACAAGCTTAGAGCAAGAATTTGACTTTATTGCCGAAGATGATGAGCTAGATGCAGAGATGTTTGAAACAGTCGGCAGCGTTATTAATTATGTTCTAAGAAAAATCAGAGAGAAAGAATAA
- a CDS encoding sulfotransferase domain-containing protein — protein sequence MIEKKFRINDPIRNFKTILRRLYKKKPYTGDKKLIIHCGYHRGGTTWFNNVLSAVAGNLGLRYQLCEPENIAPNTEIYLCNDSKIKLTHLSNYVGTHMIRDPRDLIVSGYNYHKHTHEPWAHIPRKEYDGKSYQEQLNSLNQYNGLMLEIERTSPSIIRMAKWDYSNTKILELKYEEVIQNEKEWWRKIFTHYGFSNKAVEDAISIAMQYQINAVKGKQVSRFMTDKHIRSGKEGQWKKMFQQEHKEYFHELFGDILIKLEYESDFDW from the coding sequence ATGATTGAAAAAAAATTTAGAATTAACGATCCTATTCGCAACTTTAAGACTATACTCAGGCGGTTATACAAAAAAAAACCATACACAGGCGACAAAAAATTAATTATACATTGCGGTTATCACCGAGGCGGAACCACTTGGTTTAATAATGTTCTAAGCGCAGTAGCCGGAAACCTTGGGCTGCGATACCAACTCTGCGAACCTGAAAATATAGCCCCAAATACAGAGATATATCTTTGTAATGATAGTAAAATAAAGCTAACACATTTATCTAATTATGTCGGAACACACATGATTAGAGATCCCCGTGATTTAATTGTTTCAGGCTATAACTATCACAAACATACACATGAACCTTGGGCTCATATTCCTAGAAAGGAGTATGATGGCAAATCTTACCAAGAACAGTTGAATTCATTAAATCAATATAATGGACTAATGCTGGAGATTGAACGTACCTCTCCATCTATTATTCGAATGGCCAAATGGGACTATTCTAATACAAAAATTTTAGAGCTGAAATATGAAGAAGTAATCCAGAATGAAAAAGAATGGTGGCGAAAAATTTTTACTCATTATGGTTTTTCCAATAAAGCCGTAGAAGATGCTATCTCAATCGCAATGCAATACCAAATTAATGCTGTAAAAGGCAAACAGGTTTCAAGGTTTATGACCGACAAGCATATTCGATCAGGCAAGGAGGGGCAATGGAAAAAGATGTTCCAACAGGAACATAAAGAATATTTTCATGAACTCTTCGGCGATATTCTTATAAAGCTTGAATATGAATCAGATTTCGATTGGTAA
- a CDS encoding AAC(3) family N-acetyltransferase — MKSKIKSLIVKHLMSYKKEDLCNALNKLGLETGDCLMVHSSWLPLNGFKGRPVDMVSALKDVAGQSGILIMPTLTYQNKSSRDFLLSSTPMDVTRSPSMMGLLSEVFRRGKDVTRSLSPTHPLAVWGDKRDEFVQGHESCLVPFGVGSPFEKLLQCNGKILTIDAPFATITFTHYLEDRIASFLPFPLYDPSPMTGQVIDYDKKLLEVQVNVISEIANSARCEQRLVDRLNRCGAMKHKRIGNTHLMLIECKTMADCVDDMVKEGEVFFDLSCER, encoded by the coding sequence ATGAAAAGTAAAATAAAGTCACTCATAGTTAAGCACTTAATGAGCTATAAGAAAGAGGATCTTTGTAATGCTCTTAATAAGTTAGGGTTAGAGACTGGCGATTGTTTAATGGTGCATTCATCATGGTTACCGCTAAATGGTTTTAAAGGACGTCCGGTCGATATGGTTAGTGCATTGAAAGATGTGGCGGGTCAGTCCGGTATTTTAATTATGCCAACGTTAACATATCAAAATAAAAGTTCTCGTGATTTCCTTTTAAGTAGTACGCCAATGGATGTTACACGTTCTCCTTCGATGATGGGACTTTTGAGTGAGGTTTTTCGCCGTGGAAAGGATGTAACGCGTAGCTTAAGTCCAACTCATCCTCTTGCGGTTTGGGGCGACAAAAGAGATGAGTTTGTTCAGGGGCATGAGTCATGCTTGGTTCCGTTTGGTGTGGGATCGCCTTTTGAGAAGCTTTTGCAATGTAACGGTAAAATATTAACCATCGATGCGCCTTTCGCAACGATTACTTTTACTCATTATTTGGAGGATAGAATAGCATCTTTTTTGCCTTTTCCGCTCTATGATCCTAGTCCGATGACGGGGCAGGTTATTGACTATGATAAAAAATTGCTGGAGGTTCAGGTTAACGTAATAAGTGAAATTGCTAATTCGGCGCGTTGTGAGCAACGGTTAGTTGATAGATTAAATAGGTGCGGCGCGATGAAGCATAAGCGAATAGGTAATACTCATTTGATGTTAATTGAATGCAAAACTATGGCTGATTGTGTCGACGATATGGTTAAAGAGGGTGAAGTTTTTTTTGATTTGTCTTGTGAGCGTTAG
- a CDS encoding class I SAM-dependent methyltransferase translates to MAPAQFAKMLSEKTRIKYNGFDFSDAAIQKASNLLGTNKIFAIGDATKATSYPSTYTTIVCTEVLEHLNDDLGVIDNWKQGALCICSVPNYDSVYHTRFFQTKDEVISRYGRKINILELCTVKKPILTNLSISNYFRELRWNRYKPKRLMEIMGLGDFNNIGGWFIFIGYKL, encoded by the coding sequence GTGGCACCGGCCCAATTTGCAAAAATGCTATCTGAGAAAACTAGAATAAAATACAATGGCTTTGACTTCAGCGATGCCGCAATTCAAAAAGCCTCTAACCTCTTAGGTACCAATAAAATATTTGCAATTGGCGATGCAACAAAAGCAACAAGCTATCCAAGCACATATACTACTATAGTATGCACTGAAGTACTGGAACACCTGAATGATGACTTAGGTGTAATAGACAACTGGAAACAAGGGGCACTATGTATCTGTAGCGTACCTAATTACGATTCGGTTTATCATACTCGTTTTTTTCAAACTAAGGATGAGGTTATTTCCCGTTATGGCAGAAAAATTAATATTCTTGAACTTTGTACAGTAAAAAAGCCTATATTAACAAACCTAAGCATTTCTAATTATTTTCGAGAATTACGCTGGAACCGTTACAAACCTAAGCGCCTAATGGAAATAATGGGCTTAGGCGATTTCAATAACATCGGCGGATGGTTCATATTTATAGGATATAAATTATAA
- a CDS encoding glycosyltransferase yields MKKLPIIAFAPHPWHEPQWMNRQQLLSRLGKRGWPVIYSDGALNIWQRKSNRWLQATWFGAIEQTDNISLYHSCKILPRWEKYRLVDQLAIQKHSLSLKKAINLGSKDSSFISLAFHPFFWPYVETLNSDFVVFHIYDLFSKMHAWDSNIELMYQNLLNRADLITASSEAMVQDLSEKQLNKVKILHNGVDLDIFNNDIKYPCPDDLSEIPHPRIMNTGNIGRKIDLSLIVDIAKKRPEWHWVLVGNVMLNSLETDPYSQTALNESKNLSNIHFLGEKNRLEIPAYAQHSDINVICYRIRKDEWVSAVYPLKLNEYLAIGKPVISSPIETVINLFSSVVDIASTPQEWVNAIEKALNQGGVGTSCDRINISKQNSWDNRVDNLETWLFELLN; encoded by the coding sequence ATGAAAAAACTCCCCATTATCGCCTTTGCACCGCACCCTTGGCATGAACCTCAATGGATGAATAGACAACAACTATTATCGAGACTAGGAAAGCGTGGTTGGCCTGTAATTTACAGCGATGGCGCACTTAATATCTGGCAGAGAAAAAGTAACCGCTGGCTTCAAGCAACTTGGTTCGGCGCAATCGAGCAAACCGATAATATCTCACTTTATCATAGCTGTAAAATACTCCCTCGATGGGAAAAATACAGACTAGTTGATCAGCTCGCTATTCAAAAACATAGCTTATCTTTAAAAAAAGCGATAAATTTAGGTAGCAAAGACAGCTCATTTATTAGTTTAGCATTTCACCCTTTTTTTTGGCCCTATGTTGAAACGCTAAACTCGGATTTTGTTGTTTTTCATATCTATGATTTATTCTCAAAAATGCATGCCTGGGATAGCAACATTGAATTAATGTATCAGAATTTATTGAATCGAGCTGATTTGATTACTGCGTCTTCTGAAGCCATGGTCCAAGACTTATCCGAAAAGCAACTTAATAAAGTAAAAATTTTACACAACGGCGTTGATTTAGATATTTTTAATAATGATATCAAATATCCATGCCCGGATGATCTATCTGAAATACCTCATCCTCGAATTATGAATACCGGCAATATCGGTAGAAAAATCGATCTATCTCTCATTGTAGATATTGCCAAAAAAAGGCCCGAATGGCATTGGGTATTAGTCGGTAATGTCATGTTAAATAGCCTCGAAACAGACCCTTATTCACAAACTGCATTAAATGAATCTAAAAATCTTTCCAACATACATTTTTTAGGCGAGAAAAACCGATTAGAAATTCCAGCTTATGCACAACATTCCGATATAAATGTTATTTGTTATAGAATTAGAAAAGACGAGTGGGTATCGGCCGTCTACCCTTTAAAATTAAATGAATACTTAGCTATCGGAAAACCGGTGATTTCATCACCTATTGAAACAGTAATTAATCTATTTTCTTCAGTTGTAGATATTGCATCGACCCCTCAGGAATGGGTAAACGCTATTGAAAAAGCCTTGAACCAAGGGGGGGTTGGCACTAGTTGCGACAGAATTAACATAAGCAAACAAAATAGCTGGGACAATCGCGTAGATAACTTAGAAACTTGGTTATTTGAATTACTAAACTGA